A window of the Streptomyces sp. NBC_00250 genome harbors these coding sequences:
- a CDS encoding DUF4288 domain-containing protein — MAMKQEPKAWYSARTFYRWASWENRPYEERVVLFRARSLGEAVELAERESAEYAGESDFEVLDMVQAYRICDGDEEVGTGTEVFSKLHALDLPANEFLDRYDSGPAHTQISE, encoded by the coding sequence TTGGCGATGAAGCAAGAGCCGAAGGCGTGGTACAGCGCCAGAACCTTCTATAGGTGGGCGAGTTGGGAAAATCGGCCCTACGAGGAGCGCGTCGTGCTGTTCAGGGCCCGGTCCCTCGGCGAGGCCGTTGAACTGGCCGAGCGGGAGTCGGCCGAGTACGCCGGGGAGAGTGACTTCGAAGTCCTCGACATGGTCCAGGCATACCGGATCTGCGACGGCGACGAAGAAGTGGGAACGGGCACGGAGGTGTTCTCCAAACTGCATGCGCTCGACCTCCCGGCGAACGAGTTTCTCGACCGCTACGACTCGGGACCGGCCCACACTCAGATCAGTGAGTGA
- a CDS encoding site-specific integrase, with amino-acid sequence MLRHTGIRIEEMLELTHHSFIAYSLPTTGDVVPMLQVAPSKTDAERLLLVSPELAEVLTAVIFRVRAGNAALPLVSAYDVFEQTWSPPMPFLFQRRYGTEDRPLTRSYIRECLVTTSQSAQIAVAGDPLEWRPHDFRRIFVTDAIRSGLPPHIAAKICGHATLDTTMGYAAIYPEDVISHHRAFIARRRTERPSEEYRELTATEWDEFLAHFELRKVALGTCGRDYATPCQHENACVRCPLLLVDPAQMPRLQEIHANLVDRLQEARDQGWLGEVAAIETTMAAAAQKLEAMHERAAQPSTVHLGMPDLRTTAGRLTPVREE; translated from the coding sequence GTGCTGCGGCACACCGGCATCCGGATCGAGGAGATGCTGGAGCTCACCCACCACAGCTTCATCGCCTACAGCCTGCCCACCACCGGCGACGTGGTGCCGATGCTGCAGGTCGCCCCGTCCAAGACCGATGCGGAGCGCCTGCTGCTGGTCTCCCCGGAGCTGGCGGAGGTGCTGACCGCAGTGATCTTCCGGGTCCGGGCCGGGAACGCCGCCCTGCCGCTGGTGTCGGCCTACGACGTGTTCGAGCAGACCTGGAGCCCGCCCATGCCGTTCCTGTTCCAACGCCGGTACGGAACCGAGGACCGGCCGCTGACCCGCAGCTACATCCGCGAGTGCCTAGTCACGACCTCGCAGTCCGCCCAGATCGCCGTGGCCGGCGACCCGCTCGAATGGCGTCCCCACGACTTCAGAAGGATCTTCGTGACCGACGCCATCCGCTCCGGACTGCCCCCGCACATCGCCGCGAAGATCTGCGGGCACGCCACTCTGGATACGACCATGGGCTATGCCGCGATCTACCCGGAGGACGTGATCTCCCATCACCGGGCCTTCATCGCCCGCCGCCGAACTGAGCGGCCCAGCGAGGAGTACCGCGAGCTCACCGCTACCGAGTGGGACGAGTTCCTGGCTCACTTCGAACTCCGCAAGGTCGCCCTGGGAACCTGCGGTCGCGATTACGCGACCCCGTGCCAGCATGAAAACGCCTGCGTCAGATGTCCCCTACTGCTCGTGGACCCGGCCCAGATGCCACGTCTCCAGGAGATCCACGCCAACCTCGTCGACCGCCTCCAGGAGGCCCGGGACCAGGGCTGGCTTGGCGAGGTGGCCGCCATCGAGACCACCATGGCCGCCGCAGCGCAGAAGCTGGAGGCCATGCACGAGCGTGCAGCGCAACCGTCCACCGTCCACCTGGGCATGCCCGACTTACGCACCACCGCCGGCAGACTCACCCCTGTCAGGGAGGAGTGA
- a CDS encoding ABC transporter permease — protein sequence MRLVLSDIRMQASMWLWTFLCAVVGAACSAGSVIAMFTAVSAARAAGDARMVSASIALGGNIVFFTVLAAVGIVASTVGLTLTTQRRDHALWAILGIPRNRIRSILRTELIVLGTAAGALAVPLAPLVASTALSQWTTTGLDLHGATAGFQLWHVGASVLSGVVPCLLGGWGVTRRAAKTPEMRAFRDLSDPPARPGVTRSVLALCLLAGVVGMWIPGLGLELEGGIAQRTAFAFAGDLFLICLLLLMGPWVLTPLMRFWTALLPSRGVAWHLAVQSCRTRAARSVATVLPFALSLSFVGLFMVMGNVMPGSAAGLDDVLVVLGWVFVVSWVGGLAVIALVGRERTRDSAIVAVAGARPGVVTRSTIYEGVIYAGTAIIFGAISIAVTSATIAVGAKISVVRVLDGLPWATLGVLAGVTLVTTCLALALQAARVSRTVAARALRS from the coding sequence ATGCGACTTGTCCTGTCGGACATTCGGATGCAGGCGTCCATGTGGTTGTGGACGTTCCTGTGCGCAGTGGTCGGTGCGGCATGCTCAGCGGGCTCGGTCATCGCCATGTTCACCGCCGTCTCGGCAGCGCGGGCGGCGGGTGATGCGCGGATGGTCTCCGCGTCGATCGCACTCGGCGGCAACATCGTCTTCTTCACCGTGCTTGCCGCCGTGGGCATCGTCGCATCCACCGTCGGACTGACCTTGACGACCCAGCGACGCGATCACGCCCTGTGGGCGATCCTCGGGATCCCGCGCAATCGCATCAGATCCATTCTGCGCACGGAACTGATCGTGCTCGGCACTGCAGCCGGCGCGCTGGCAGTACCGCTGGCCCCTCTTGTCGCGAGCACCGCCCTCTCACAGTGGACGACCACGGGACTCGACCTGCACGGAGCCACGGCCGGATTCCAGCTCTGGCACGTCGGGGCGAGCGTGCTGTCCGGAGTGGTTCCGTGTCTGCTCGGCGGCTGGGGAGTCACGCGCCGCGCCGCCAAGACACCGGAGATGCGCGCGTTCCGAGACCTCTCTGATCCACCGGCGCGGCCCGGCGTCACGCGCAGCGTTCTCGCCCTCTGCCTCCTCGCCGGTGTGGTCGGGATGTGGATTCCCGGGCTGGGACTCGAACTCGAAGGCGGGATCGCACAGCGGACGGCCTTCGCTTTCGCCGGCGACCTCTTTCTCATCTGCCTGTTGCTGCTGATGGGGCCGTGGGTGCTCACACCTCTGATGAGGTTCTGGACCGCACTCCTGCCCTCGCGCGGTGTCGCCTGGCACCTTGCCGTGCAATCGTGCCGCACCCGCGCGGCGAGAAGCGTCGCCACGGTGCTGCCCTTCGCCCTCTCCTTGTCGTTCGTCGGACTCTTCATGGTCATGGGGAACGTCATGCCCGGAAGCGCCGCCGGGCTGGACGATGTCCTGGTCGTGCTGGGCTGGGTCTTCGTCGTGTCCTGGGTCGGCGGCCTTGCTGTGATCGCTCTGGTCGGGCGGGAACGCACACGTGATTCCGCCATCGTGGCGGTCGCCGGTGCGCGACCGGGCGTGGTCACCCGATCGACGATCTATGAGGGAGTGATCTACGCGGGGACGGCGATCATCTTCGGTGCGATCTCCATCGCGGTGACGAGTGCCACTATCGCCGTGGGCGCCAAGATCAGCGTCGTCCGGGTTCTGGACGGCCTCCCCTGGGCGACTCTCGGCGTGCTCGCCGGCGTGACGCTTGTGACCACCTGCCTCGCTCTGGCTCTCCAAGCCGCCCGTGTGTCGCGCACGGTCGCAGCCCGGGCTCTGCGCTCGTGA
- a CDS encoding ABC transporter ATP-binding protein, which yields MDFPVPGRRRETTRVLHDIDLDIPEGRLTAIVGPSGSGKSTLLLCMAGLEQATAGSIEVLGTDVLSLPPRKQAAFRSENVGFIFQEYNLVSSLTVEDNIALPARLAGHRVPRSRVGDAMSRLGIAQHARRRPDRLSGGERQRVAVARVVANQPRIVFADEPTGALDLKSGHVVLDWLQALPAQGTTVLMVTHDPHAAARADQVVVLGSGRVHAVIPGGDSHAVSDAVLAAQSEDEAGEQAS from the coding sequence ATGGACTTCCCCGTCCCGGGTCGTCGACGCGAGACGACGCGCGTCCTGCACGATATCGACCTGGACATTCCCGAAGGCCGGCTGACCGCCATCGTCGGCCCCTCCGGGTCGGGCAAGTCGACGCTTCTGCTCTGCATGGCTGGTCTGGAGCAAGCGACCGCGGGTTCCATCGAGGTCCTGGGAACGGATGTCCTGTCGCTCCCCCCTCGCAAGCAGGCCGCATTCCGCAGTGAGAACGTCGGATTCATCTTCCAGGAGTACAACCTCGTCAGCTCGCTGACGGTCGAGGACAACATCGCCCTGCCGGCGCGACTCGCCGGCCATCGGGTACCCAGGTCGAGGGTCGGCGACGCCATGTCGAGGCTCGGTATCGCCCAGCACGCGCGGCGGCGCCCCGACCGGCTCTCCGGAGGGGAACGCCAGCGCGTCGCGGTGGCCCGGGTCGTCGCGAATCAGCCGCGGATCGTCTTCGCCGACGAGCCGACCGGCGCGCTCGACCTCAAGTCGGGTCACGTCGTGCTCGATTGGCTGCAGGCACTTCCCGCGCAGGGAACCACGGTCCTCATGGTCACACACGATCCTCATGCGGCCGCACGTGCTGACCAGGTCGTGGTGCTGGGGTCCGGGCGAGTGCACGCCGTCATTCCTGGTGGCGACTCCCACGCGGTGAGCGATGCCGTCCTCGCGGCGCAGTCGGAGGACGAAGCGGGTGAGCAGGCGTCGTGA
- a CDS encoding cold-shock protein, with protein sequence MASGTVKWFNSEKGFGFIAQDGGGPDVFAHYSNISGNGYRELTEGETVTFDITQGQKGPQAENIIRG encoded by the coding sequence ATGGCCAGCGGCACCGTGAAGTGGTTCAACTCCGAAAAGGGCTTCGGCTTCATCGCCCAGGACGGAGGAGGACCGGACGTCTTCGCTCACTACTCCAACATCTCCGGCAACGGATACCGCGAACTGACCGAGGGCGAGACGGTGACGTTCGACATCACCCAGGGCCAGAAGGGCCCGCAGGCAGAGAACATCATCCGCGGCTGA
- a CDS encoding mycothiol transferase — MLRIPAYGLTEEQGRATPSASRLSIAELIKHAARCERGWTALALRRSGALQRAADESDDDEFQPAPGETLAGLSADYELATGETDEAVLRHR, encoded by the coding sequence TTGCTGCGCATCCCCGCGTACGGCCTGACCGAGGAGCAGGGCCGGGCCACTCCCTCCGCCAGTAGGCTGAGCATTGCCGAACTGATCAAGCACGCCGCGCGCTGCGAGCGTGGCTGGACGGCCCTCGCCTTGCGGCGCTCCGGCGCCCTGCAGCGGGCGGCCGACGAGTCGGACGACGACGAGTTCCAGCCCGCGCCCGGCGAGACCCTAGCCGGGCTGTCGGCCGACTACGAGCTGGCGACCGGGGAGACCGACGAGGCCGTTCTCCGGCATCGCTGA
- a CDS encoding VOC family protein, which produces MAAALAPQRLTERVVGLDEAAALPPGFDWASPRRDDGDRSVPLLNSRRTRPGRRAWRQDLYGLSGDDGVVRLDHVSYAVARDSFVSTVQWIGSALGAGFVDGGVHPRFGTRNFILPLSGGTYVEVVTTLDHPAADRAPFGQAVARRAAEGGGWLGWVVSVDDIAPVEARLGRTSAEGHRVRPDGFDLRWKQIGLLELLEDPQLPYFLEWLVPVEERPSADPRTSTTVHGVSIAGDAASIAEFLGEPADHPLDQIDVTWVEDEEPGLVSVEFATAHGPVTI; this is translated from the coding sequence GTGGCAGCAGCGCTCGCCCCGCAGCGGCTGACCGAGCGGGTCGTGGGCCTCGACGAGGCGGCAGCGCTGCCGCCTGGCTTCGACTGGGCCTCTCCCCGCCGGGATGACGGTGATCGATCCGTTCCACTGCTGAATTCACGGCGGACACGACCGGGGCGGCGGGCGTGGCGTCAGGATTTGTACGGGTTGTCGGGTGATGATGGCGTAGTGCGACTTGATCACGTGTCCTATGCGGTGGCCCGCGACAGCTTCGTCTCGACCGTTCAGTGGATCGGATCGGCCCTCGGCGCCGGGTTCGTCGACGGGGGCGTGCACCCGCGATTCGGCACCCGCAATTTCATTCTCCCGCTGAGCGGCGGCACCTATGTCGAGGTCGTCACCACACTCGACCACCCCGCCGCCGACCGCGCACCCTTCGGCCAGGCGGTCGCGCGCCGCGCCGCCGAGGGCGGCGGCTGGCTCGGTTGGGTGGTCTCCGTCGATGACATCGCCCCGGTCGAGGCCCGCCTCGGCCGCACCTCGGCCGAGGGCCACCGCGTCCGCCCCGACGGGTTCGACCTGAGGTGGAAGCAGATCGGCCTGCTGGAACTGCTGGAGGACCCGCAACTGCCCTACTTCCTTGAGTGGTTGGTCCCCGTCGAGGAGCGCCCGAGCGCCGACCCGCGCACATCCACCACCGTCCACGGGGTCTCCATCGCAGGCGACGCCGCCTCCATCGCCGAATTCCTCGGCGAACCGGCCGACCACCCCCTCGACCAGATCGACGTCACCTGGGTCGAGGATGAGGAACCGGGCCTGGTCTCGGTCGAGTTCGCCACCGCCCACGGCCCGGTCACGATCTGA
- a CDS encoding DedA family protein, with protein sequence MDKIAVTAGALYVIVLLRAGGTFAVGWLAGAGARRSRFAGRISSAKFQRAERAIQRWGAPVVAVSFLTVGFQTAANFLAGSMRMPLPRYLPALFVGGAAWALVYATAGIGVLEVLGRLFAERTALGVSAVAALLLAVCGVATYLRRRAVPSSGDPVTDES encoded by the coding sequence GTGGATAAGATCGCGGTCACGGCCGGAGCCCTTTACGTCATCGTCCTGCTTCGCGCCGGAGGGACGTTCGCCGTCGGGTGGCTCGCCGGCGCCGGTGCACGGCGCAGCAGGTTCGCCGGGCGGATCTCTTCGGCGAAGTTCCAGCGCGCCGAGCGCGCGATCCAGCGGTGGGGCGCACCGGTGGTGGCCGTCTCCTTCCTGACTGTCGGTTTCCAGACCGCCGCCAACTTCCTCGCGGGCAGCATGCGCATGCCGCTGCCGCGCTACCTCCCCGCCCTGTTCGTGGGCGGAGCGGCCTGGGCGCTGGTCTACGCGACGGCAGGGATCGGCGTGCTCGAAGTGCTGGGACGACTCTTCGCCGAGCGGACGGCCCTCGGCGTGTCTGCCGTGGCTGCCCTCCTCCTCGCGGTGTGCGGGGTGGCGACGTACCTCAGGAGGAGAGCGGTCCCGTCCTCCGGTGACCCCGTGACCGACGAATCGTGA
- a CDS encoding transposase, translating into MAGVITASEPSWIAPFSGLSPRAFGKLVTVLRRAGADSVRKGRPWSLPLEDRALLVTAYWRTNLTMRQLAPLFGISKSAADRIIDHLAPMLALQPRKRFANDAVLIVDGTLVPTRDHSIAERSKNYRYSTNHQVVIDAHTRLVVVVGRPLAGNRNDCKAWEESGAKAAVGKTLTVADGGYPGTGLVIPHRRKRGQTELRGWKEEHNKSHKQVRARVEHVFARIKNWKILRDCRLKGDGVHHAMLGIARMPNLALAG; encoded by the coding sequence GTGGCTGGCGTGATCACGGCGTCGGAGCCGTCCTGGATAGCACCGTTCTCCGGGCTGAGCCCGCGCGCCTTCGGGAAGCTGGTGACGGTGCTGCGTCGCGCAGGTGCGGACTCGGTCCGCAAGGGCCGGCCGTGGAGCCTTCCACTGGAGGACCGGGCCCTGCTGGTCACTGCGTACTGGCGAACGAACCTGACCATGCGGCAGCTCGCCCCGCTGTTCGGGATCTCGAAGTCGGCAGCGGACCGCATCATCGACCATCTCGCGCCGATGCTCGCGCTCCAGCCCCGCAAGCGATTCGCCAACGACGCCGTGCTCATCGTGGACGGCACCCTGGTCCCTACCCGTGACCACTCCATCGCCGAGCGGTCGAAGAACTATCGGTACTCCACCAACCACCAGGTCGTCATCGACGCCCACACCCGCCTGGTCGTTGTGGTCGGCCGGCCGCTCGCCGGGAACCGCAACGACTGCAAGGCGTGGGAGGAGTCCGGCGCCAAGGCCGCAGTCGGCAAGACCCTCACGGTCGCCGACGGCGGCTACCCAGGCACCGGACTCGTCATCCCTCACCGCCGCAAGCGCGGCCAGACCGAACTCCGCGGCTGGAAAGAGGAACACAACAAGTCCCACAAGCAGGTCCGGGCCCGCGTCGAGCACGTCTTCGCCCGCATAAAGAACTGGAAGATCCTCCGCGACTGCCGCCTCAAGGGCGACGGCGTCCACCACGCCATGCTCGGCATCGCCCGGATGCCCAACCTCGCCCTCGCCGGCTAG
- a CDS encoding DUF4097 family beta strand repeat-containing protein: MFDFSGDSLTVKSDSADLELVAADVKGVRVTRQVSGTKVGGEIESGWKLEGGVLTLSLDCTGLSVSCGAKYTVKVPRDVAITAENDKGLVEATGFTADFSAKADDMRLSELSGPHLDLEGRDGTIEGDRISARSVTVASRNGDNELNFVSAPDLVDVRSQDGDVRLGLPEATYAVDTAAKKGDITMDVMKDDTSDHAVRIHTRNGDIVIGKREAP, from the coding sequence ATGTTTGATTTCAGTGGGGACAGCCTGACCGTGAAGTCCGACTCCGCCGACCTGGAACTCGTAGCCGCCGATGTCAAGGGCGTTCGGGTGACGCGGCAGGTCAGCGGTACGAAAGTAGGCGGCGAAATAGAATCCGGATGGAAGCTCGAAGGGGGCGTTCTCACGCTCTCGCTGGACTGCACGGGCCTCTCCGTCAGCTGCGGTGCGAAGTACACCGTGAAGGTACCGCGCGACGTCGCGATCACTGCCGAGAACGACAAGGGTCTTGTTGAAGCCACGGGCTTCACCGCAGATTTCTCGGCCAAGGCCGACGACATGCGGTTGTCGGAACTCAGCGGGCCCCATCTGGATCTGGAAGGCCGCGACGGAACCATCGAAGGCGACAGGATCTCCGCAAGGTCGGTCACCGTCGCCTCACGGAACGGCGACAACGAGCTGAACTTCGTCTCCGCACCTGACCTCGTCGATGTGCGAAGCCAGGACGGCGACGTTCGGCTCGGCCTGCCGGAGGCGACGTACGCAGTCGACACGGCCGCCAAGAAGGGCGACATCACAATGGATGTCATGAAAGACGACACAAGTGACCATGCCGTGAGGATTCACACCCGTAACGGAGACATCGTCATCGGCAAGAGGGAGGCACCTTGA
- a CDS encoding response regulator transcription factor, producing MRIVLADDSVLIRAGIREILTSHAHDVIRECEDADELVAAVDELVRAGAAPNMVITDVRMPPRNTDDGLRAAIDLRSRHRDLPVLVLSAYVTGPYVRELLNGPGADGAVGYLLKEKVGRVADFLRAVETVSAGGVVIDPEVVRHVTRADSPQGPLARLTAREREVLAHMAEGHSNAEIATELFLSGAAVSKHVANVFVKLGMPPDEDNRRVKAILAWFEYN from the coding sequence ATGAGAATTGTTCTGGCAGATGACAGCGTGCTGATAAGGGCCGGCATCCGGGAAATCTTGACCTCCCACGCTCATGATGTCATCCGCGAATGCGAGGACGCCGACGAACTGGTTGCCGCGGTCGACGAGCTGGTGCGTGCCGGAGCCGCCCCGAACATGGTGATCACGGATGTCCGCATGCCCCCCAGGAACACCGACGACGGACTGCGTGCCGCGATCGATCTGCGCTCCCGTCACCGGGACCTGCCGGTGTTGGTTCTCTCCGCCTACGTCACGGGCCCCTATGTGAGGGAGCTTCTGAACGGCCCGGGTGCCGACGGAGCCGTCGGATACCTGCTCAAGGAGAAAGTGGGCAGAGTCGCCGACTTCCTGCGAGCTGTCGAGACGGTCTCCGCAGGTGGCGTCGTGATCGACCCCGAGGTTGTTCGCCACGTCACCCGCGCGGACTCGCCACAGGGGCCGCTTGCCCGGCTCACCGCTCGGGAAAGGGAAGTGCTCGCCCACATGGCCGAAGGGCACTCCAACGCAGAAATCGCGACGGAGCTGTTTCTTTCCGGCGCTGCCGTGAGTAAGCATGTGGCGAACGTTTTCGTGAAGCTCGGCATGCCTCCCGACGAGGACAATCGGCGCGTAAAGGCCATTCTGGCCTGGTTCGAATACAACTGA
- a CDS encoding sensor histidine kinase yields the protein MAQIRIARRVLTECIAAMAFPILLLSILVAPVSAPVVAETDRSRARWCGVETMPLKPSDHSWAQWVVLRLRSRSMWRTDLPVFVTVVLLSALSLLVAFFGFIGAAALVFSPVFWLFGIAAQVGPFTPESVGETLLAMPAGIVLGAVTTTVLTGTSFLRDFLLRAFSRSRDPDLLAKLEELRTSRASLTAAFEFERQRIERDLHDGAQQELVAVVMRLGMLEATAAGAAADRERIVRLARQAQAHAERALERLRDTVRDIHPRELSDLGLIAAVRELAARSPLRVELTSTGDDTQLSSPTATAVYFTVSEALTNISKHAGVGIARIDLRCATTDVHVRVHDDGVGGARIDTGSGLAGLRERMRSVGGNLEIISPPGGGTLVVASAPSQPPW from the coding sequence ATGGCGCAGATTCGTATTGCCCGGAGGGTGCTGACGGAATGCATCGCGGCAATGGCTTTTCCGATTCTGCTGCTTTCCATTCTCGTCGCGCCGGTCTCGGCCCCGGTGGTGGCGGAGACGGACCGTTCGAGAGCCCGGTGGTGCGGCGTCGAGACGATGCCCCTGAAACCCTCTGACCACAGCTGGGCCCAGTGGGTGGTACTCCGGCTGCGTTCACGGTCGATGTGGCGCACCGACCTCCCGGTTTTCGTGACCGTCGTGCTCCTGTCCGCACTGTCACTGCTGGTGGCCTTCTTCGGATTCATCGGCGCTGCCGCGTTGGTGTTCTCCCCCGTCTTCTGGCTCTTCGGTATCGCTGCGCAGGTCGGTCCATTCACCCCTGAATCCGTTGGGGAAACCCTCCTGGCGATGCCCGCAGGCATCGTTCTCGGCGCGGTCACCACTACCGTACTGACCGGCACATCATTTCTTCGCGACTTTCTCCTGCGCGCCTTCTCCAGAAGCCGGGACCCGGATCTTCTCGCGAAACTGGAGGAGCTCCGGACCAGTCGCGCTTCGCTGACAGCGGCCTTCGAATTCGAGCGACAGCGCATCGAACGCGATCTGCACGACGGCGCCCAACAGGAACTCGTCGCCGTCGTCATGCGTCTCGGGATGTTGGAAGCCACGGCCGCAGGCGCAGCCGCCGACCGGGAACGAATCGTGCGGCTGGCGCGGCAGGCCCAGGCTCACGCGGAGCGTGCACTCGAACGGCTGAGGGACACGGTGCGCGACATCCATCCCCGTGAACTGAGCGACCTCGGTCTCATCGCCGCCGTCCGAGAGCTGGCCGCGCGATCACCTTTGCGGGTTGAATTGACCAGCACCGGCGATGACACCCAGCTTTCGTCACCGACTGCGACCGCCGTATACTTCACGGTGTCCGAAGCCCTGACGAACATCTCGAAACACGCAGGTGTGGGAATCGCTCGGATCGACCTACGATGCGCCACGACAGACGTACACGTGCGTGTGCATGACGATGGTGTCGGCGGTGCGAGAATCGACACGGGCTCCGGGCTCGCCGGACTGCGCGAGCGAATGCGAAGTGTCGGCGGGAATCTCGAAATCATCAGCCCACCGGGTGGCGGGACGCTGGTTGTGGCGTCCGCTCCCAGTCAACCCCCATGGTGA
- a CDS encoding IS5 family transposase codes for MGTSEPLLPDRTPKRGGRWRDHRQVMDALAFKYRTGRPWMDLPEHFGSWKGAHNRLRKWSADGTWERVFTTLLAQADTEGRPRLGRRGRLHRRPRPPARRRDKSKGAPAGEPDDHALGQSRGGLTTKIHLAADGRCRPLAFVITPGQAGDAPAFPEVMTRLRVPRRNGRPRITPDVVLADKAYSSRAIR; via the coding sequence GTGGGCACGAGCGAGCCGTTGCTGCCGGATCGAACTCCGAAGCGGGGCGGGCGGTGGCGTGATCACCGGCAGGTGATGGATGCGCTCGCGTTCAAGTACCGCACCGGGAGGCCGTGGATGGACCTGCCCGAGCACTTCGGCTCGTGGAAGGGAGCCCACAACCGTCTGCGGAAGTGGTCCGCCGACGGCACCTGGGAGCGTGTGTTCACCACCCTGCTCGCCCAGGCCGACACTGAAGGGCGACCTCGACTGGGTCGTCGCGGTCGACTCCACCGTCGTCCGCGCCCACCAGCACGCCGCCGGGATAAGTCAAAGGGGGCCCCGGCCGGCGAGCCGGACGACCATGCCCTCGGACAGTCCCGGGGTGGGCTGACCACGAAGATCCACCTCGCCGCCGACGGCCGCTGTCGCCCGCTGGCCTTCGTCATCACGCCCGGACAGGCAGGTGACGCACCAGCGTTCCCCGAGGTCATGACCCGCTTACGGGTGCCCCGGCGGAATGGCCGCCCTAGGATCACGCCGGACGTGGTCCTGGCCGACAAGGCCTACTCGTCCCGCGCGATCCGCTAA
- a CDS encoding MFS transporter, producing the protein MSGRGLRCQLAPPSDWPCAPGRDRDRKATGPVLPGQATRHRRSGPPRLLTREKLERANGRLFATQSVINTFIGPPAGAALFALAASAAFCTGAAALALAGLAAPLLPALRPTSKGYEHRRSNPTTMAQDIRCGWTHFWRHDLLRRVAFMSAAINFFGAATGGLLVLLITGPYRLAMSSYGLLIAVPAAASIAGSLLAEHVVPRIGGGPTTWLAALTAAAGYTVLGMGQSTPLALAAVFWVTTQGLRDAEEPPHLRSRARFKPVPTDTGSHGTGPLRVRQCGVAIAASRSP; encoded by the coding sequence GTGTCCGGGCGGGGGCTCCGGTGCCAACTCGCTCCGCCCTCAGACTGGCCTTGCGCTCCCGGCCGCGACCGGGATCGCAAGGCCACGGGGCCCGTTCTTCCAGGCCAGGCGACCCGTCACCGACGCTCCGGCCCGCCCCGCCTCCTGACCCGCGAGAAGCTGGAGCGCGCCAACGGCAGGCTGTTCGCTACGCAGTCCGTCATCAACACGTTCATCGGTCCGCCGGCCGGTGCGGCGTTGTTCGCGCTGGCGGCATCGGCGGCCTTCTGCACCGGCGCGGCCGCGTTGGCCCTCGCCGGCCTGGCGGCCCCGCTGCTGCCCGCGCTGCGTCCCACCAGCAAGGGATACGAGCACCGCCGCTCGAACCCGACCACCATGGCCCAGGACATCCGCTGCGGATGGACCCACTTCTGGCGCCACGACCTGCTGCGCCGAGTCGCATTCATGTCGGCAGCAATCAACTTCTTCGGTGCGGCCACCGGCGGGCTCCTCGTCCTGCTGATCACCGGGCCGTACCGACTGGCCATGTCGAGCTACGGCTTGCTCATCGCCGTTCCCGCGGCCGCGTCGATCGCCGGCTCACTGCTCGCCGAACACGTCGTGCCCCGCATCGGCGGCGGCCCCACCACCTGGCTCGCCGCCCTCACCGCGGCCGCCGGCTACACAGTCCTCGGGATGGGCCAGAGCACGCCACTGGCCCTGGCCGCCGTGTTCTGGGTCACCACCCAAGGCCTCCGCGATGCTGAGGAACCCCCTCATCTCCGCTCCCGCGCCCGCTTCAAACCGGTTCCCACTGACACCGGCAGCCACGGCACAGGGCCGCTCCGCGTGCGGCAATGCGGAGTTGCCATCGCTGCCAGTCGCTCCCCATAG
- a CDS encoding mycothiol transferase, which yields MPWFPADVEEWSVRWVLLHLIEETARHGGHADIIRESLDGATLYPLMAAAQWPDPWFEPWEPAAPAGCGLRPSEVVPHRPDMVEALLRTGPTLEAWPPIPC from the coding sequence GTGCCGTGGTTCCCCGCCGACGTCGAGGAGTGGTCGGTGCGGTGGGTGCTGCTGCACCTGATCGAGGAGACCGCACGCCACGGCGGCCACGCCGACATCATCCGCGAGAGCCTGGACGGCGCCACCCTCTACCCGCTGATGGCCGCCGCCCAGTGGCCCGATCCGTGGTTCGAGCCTTGGGAGCCCGCCGCGCCCGCCGGCTGTGGGCTACGGCCGTCAGAAGTCGTGCCCCATCGGCCGGATATGGTCGAGGCGCTCTTGCGGACCGGTCCTACGCTGGAAGCATGGCCACCGATCCCTTGCTGA